The Thioalkalivibrio sulfidiphilus HL-EbGr7 genome includes a window with the following:
- a CDS encoding nitroreductase family protein has product MRNTTCAKLDRTFIDRWSPRAFLPDKLSHEDLMTLFEAARWSPSCFNEQPWHFVYAVADEDLARFQSVLTDKNRSWASRAPVLIIAFSRPRFRKNDKPNRWADFDAGAAWMALNLQAHRLGLHCHAMGGFDEDMAYEATGLDRDQYKALCVIAVGRRADADVLPEDLRAREAPSDRSPLDGMITEGRMPG; this is encoded by the coding sequence ATGCGAAACACCACCTGCGCCAAACTCGATAGGACCTTCATTGACCGCTGGTCTCCGAGGGCCTTCCTGCCGGACAAGCTGAGCCACGAGGACCTGATGACCCTGTTCGAGGCGGCCCGGTGGAGTCCATCCTGCTTCAACGAGCAGCCCTGGCATTTCGTCTATGCCGTCGCGGATGAAGATCTCGCGCGCTTTCAGTCCGTGCTCACCGACAAGAACAGGTCATGGGCGAGCAGGGCGCCGGTACTGATCATCGCCTTCAGTCGCCCGCGCTTTCGCAAAAACGACAAGCCCAACCGCTGGGCGGATTTCGACGCCGGCGCCGCCTGGATGGCCCTGAACCTGCAGGCCCATCGTCTGGGTCTGCATTGTCATGCCATGGGCGGCTTCGATGAAGACATGGCCTATGAGGCCACCGGGCTGGATCGCGACCAGTACAAGGCCCTGTGTGTGATCGCCGTCGGAAGGCGGGCCGATGCCGATGTGCTGCCCGAGGACCTGCGCGCGCGGGAGGCCCCATCGGATCGCAGTCCTCTGGATGGCATGATCACCGAAGGACGCATGCCCGGCTGA
- a CDS encoding GDCCVxC domain-containing (seleno)protein, protein MSEPVLQSTLTCPHCGHATTETMPTDACQWHYECAQCHALLRPKPGDCCVFCSYGDVPCPPTQQQSGGGAFT, encoded by the coding sequence ATGAGCGAGCCGGTCCTGCAATCCACCCTCACCTGTCCCCACTGCGGTCATGCCACGACCGAGACCATGCCCACGGACGCCTGCCAGTGGCACTACGAGTGCGCGCAGTGCCATGCCCTGCTGCGCCCGAAACCGGGCGACTGCTGCGTGTTCTGCTCCTACGGCGATGTGCCCTGCCCGCCGACCCAGCAGCAGTCCGGAGGAGGCGCTTTTACATAA
- a CDS encoding cation-transporting P-type ATPase, with amino-acid sequence MNDPSRQDTPWHQLETSETLQRLEVSEGGLAGEQVRERLERFGYNRLPPPERTGPLKRFLLQFHNVLIYVLIAAALGTAFLQHWVDTGVILGVVLINAIIGFIQEGKAEEALDAIRNMLSPKALVLRDGQRRTLPAEELVPGDIVFLQAGDKVPADLRLLRAHNMRIDEAVLTGESVAVDKQTGPVDAQADLGDQASMAFSGTLVAFGQGKGVVVGTGASTQIGRISTLLGEVETLTTPLLRDIAVFGRWLSVAIVALAGFTFAFGYWFRDYDILETFLAAVSLAVAAIPEGLPAIMTITLAIGVQRMAARNAIIRRLPAVETLGSVTTICSDKTGTLTRNEMTVKSIVTAEEIFEVGGVGYEPHGGFSLDGQDIDPQDHVVLAEGLRGILLCNDAELHQRDGQWVLEGDPTEGSLVTAALKAGLDHRETNELYPRDDVIPFESSYKFMATLHHHHEGRQSFIFLKGAPERVLAVCAKERTADGDREIDADRWQRQMDEIAAKGQRLLALAVKTVDADKRSLAFPDIEDGGLTMLALCGIIDPPRDEAIEAVKECQEAGIRVKMITGDHAVTAEAIARELGIHTEGGVMTGHELEKISDEEMQQVVQKVDVFARATPEHKLRLVRAIQTHGHVVAMTGDGVNDAPALKRADVGVAMGIKGTEAAKEAAEMVLADDNFASIAHAVEEGRTVYDNLRKAILFLLPTNGGQAFTIVAAILLGLTLPLTPVQVLWVNMVTAVTLALALAFEPTEPGVMKRAPRPPNTPILSGFLIWRVVFVSALLVAGTFGHFLWMQQHGMAVELARTAAINTLVMGQLFYLFNSRYILEPVFNREGLLGSRAVLIAIGVLIVLQGLFTYAPPLQFLFGTTALGLEDWGRILAFGVILFVLVELEKAFLKWRQVG; translated from the coding sequence GTGAATGATCCCTCGCGTCAGGACACCCCCTGGCATCAGCTGGAGACCTCGGAAACCCTGCAGCGTCTGGAGGTCTCCGAGGGCGGGCTTGCGGGCGAGCAGGTGCGCGAGCGCCTGGAACGCTTCGGCTACAACCGCCTGCCGCCGCCGGAGCGTACCGGGCCGCTCAAGCGCTTCCTGCTGCAGTTCCACAACGTGCTGATCTACGTGCTCATCGCCGCCGCCCTGGGCACCGCCTTCCTGCAGCACTGGGTGGATACCGGCGTCATCCTCGGCGTGGTGCTGATCAACGCCATCATCGGCTTCATCCAGGAGGGTAAAGCGGAAGAGGCGCTGGACGCCATCCGCAACATGCTCTCGCCCAAGGCCCTGGTGCTGCGCGATGGCCAGCGCCGCACCTTGCCCGCCGAGGAACTGGTGCCCGGTGACATAGTGTTCCTGCAGGCGGGCGACAAGGTGCCCGCGGATCTGCGCCTGCTGCGCGCCCACAACATGCGCATCGACGAGGCGGTGCTCACCGGTGAATCGGTGGCGGTGGACAAGCAGACCGGTCCCGTGGACGCACAGGCGGACCTGGGCGACCAGGCCAGCATGGCCTTCTCCGGAACACTGGTGGCCTTCGGCCAGGGCAAGGGCGTGGTGGTGGGCACGGGCGCGAGTACCCAGATCGGCCGCATCTCCACCCTGCTCGGCGAGGTGGAGACGCTGACCACGCCGCTGCTGCGCGACATCGCCGTGTTCGGCCGTTGGCTTTCGGTCGCCATCGTGGCATTGGCGGGCTTCACCTTCGCCTTCGGTTACTGGTTCCGGGACTACGACATCCTGGAGACCTTCCTGGCCGCCGTGAGCCTGGCGGTGGCGGCCATCCCCGAGGGCCTGCCCGCCATCATGACCATCACGCTCGCCATCGGCGTGCAGCGCATGGCGGCACGCAACGCCATCATCCGTCGTCTGCCGGCCGTGGAGACCCTGGGCTCCGTGACCACCATCTGCTCCGACAAGACCGGCACGCTCACCCGCAACGAGATGACCGTCAAATCCATCGTCACCGCCGAGGAGATCTTCGAGGTGGGCGGGGTCGGCTACGAGCCCCATGGCGGCTTCTCACTCGACGGTCAGGACATCGACCCCCAAGACCATGTCGTCCTCGCCGAGGGCCTGCGCGGCATCCTGCTGTGCAACGACGCGGAACTGCACCAGCGCGACGGCCAGTGGGTCCTGGAGGGGGACCCCACCGAGGGCTCGCTGGTCACCGCCGCGCTCAAGGCGGGACTCGACCACAGGGAGACCAACGAACTCTACCCCCGGGATGACGTGATTCCCTTCGAGTCCTCCTACAAGTTCATGGCCACCCTGCATCACCATCACGAGGGCAGGCAGAGCTTCATCTTCCTCAAGGGTGCGCCGGAGCGGGTACTGGCGGTGTGCGCGAAGGAGCGCACCGCGGACGGCGACCGGGAGATCGACGCCGATCGCTGGCAACGGCAGATGGACGAGATCGCAGCAAAGGGCCAGCGCCTGCTGGCGCTCGCGGTCAAGACCGTGGACGCGGACAAGCGCAGCCTGGCGTTCCCCGACATCGAGGACGGGGGACTTACCATGCTGGCCCTGTGCGGCATCATCGACCCGCCCCGGGACGAGGCCATTGAAGCGGTGAAGGAATGCCAGGAGGCGGGCATCCGGGTGAAGATGATTACCGGTGACCATGCCGTCACCGCCGAGGCCATTGCCCGGGAACTGGGCATCCACACCGAGGGCGGGGTGATGACCGGTCACGAGCTAGAAAAGATCAGCGACGAGGAGATGCAGCAGGTGGTGCAGAAGGTGGACGTGTTCGCCCGCGCCACCCCCGAGCACAAGCTGCGCCTGGTGCGTGCCATCCAAACCCATGGCCACGTGGTGGCCATGACCGGCGACGGGGTGAACGACGCCCCGGCGCTGAAACGCGCCGACGTGGGCGTGGCCATGGGCATCAAGGGTACCGAGGCCGCCAAGGAGGCCGCCGAGATGGTGCTGGCCGACGACAACTTCGCCTCCATCGCCCATGCCGTGGAGGAAGGCCGCACCGTCTACGACAACCTGCGCAAGGCCATCCTGTTCCTGCTGCCCACCAACGGCGGCCAGGCCTTCACCATCGTCGCCGCCATCCTGCTGGGCCTGACCCTGCCGCTCACGCCGGTGCAGGTGTTGTGGGTGAACATGGTCACCGCCGTGACCCTGGCCCTGGCGCTCGCCTTCGAGCCCACCGAGCCCGGCGTCATGAAACGAGCACCCCGTCCGCCCAACACCCCGATCCTGTCCGGCTTTCTCATCTGGCGGGTGGTGTTCGTCTCGGCCCTGCTGGTGGCCGGCACCTTCGGCCACTTCCTGTGGATGCAACAACACGGCATGGCCGTGGAACTGGCGCGCACCGCCGCCATCAACACCCTGGTCATGGGCCAGCTCTTCTATCTCTTCAACAGCCGCTACATCCTGGAGCCGGTGTTCAACCGGGAGGGCCTCCTGGGCAGCCGCGCGGTGCTCATCGCCATCGGCGTGCTGATCGTGCTGCAGGGCCTGTTCACCTACGCGCCGCCGCTTCAGTTCCTGTTCGGCACCACCGCCCTGGGACTCGAGGACTGGGGCCGCATCCTGGCCTTCGGTGTCATCCTGTTCGTGCTCGTGGAACTGGAGAAGGCCTTCCTCAAGTGGCGCCAGGTGGGTTGA
- a CDS encoding cation-transporting P-type ATPase, with product MDSPSDTPPENPAWHTRTADEARAFWRTGRDGLADDEAGQRLTHYGPNALPAPPRANALVRFLRHFHNILIYILLFAALGTALLGHWVDTGVILAVVLINTLIGFIQEGKAEKALDAIRNMLSPKATVIRNGHRREIAADQVVPGDLVLLQGGDQVPADLRLVEARNLRIEEAVLTGESVPVEKSLDPVTEDAPLGDRSCMAFSGTMVAFGRGVGLVVGTGKHTEIGRISTLLGEVHSLETPLVRQVEQFGHWLAVVIVLISAATFAFGYWVRDYPLNEMFLAAVSLAVSTIPEGLPAIMTIALAIGVQKMARRNAIIRRLPAVETLGSVTTICSDKTGTLTRNEMTLETLVTARHAYQVSGVGYAPHGGFSLDGHEVDPDDDPVLSDALLAGMLCNDAALHERDGQWQMEGDPTEGALLTAALKAGLDMRLQQERLPRTDVIPFESDHKYMATLHHDHEGHGRILLKGAPERVLELCDLQRTAEGDLPLDRDTWHRHMEAIAGKGQRLLGVAVREAHAGQQTLAYQDVEAGGFTLLALCGIIDPPREEAIAAVKECQEAGIRVKMITGDHLVTARAIGEQLGMGNGCRAIAGHELETLNDAALQRAVQESDVFARTTPEHKLRLVQALQAQGHVTAMTGDGVNDAPALKRADVGVAMGRKGTEAAKQAAEMVLADDNFASIAHAVEEGRTVYDNIRKSILHMLPTNAGQSLTIMMAILMGLALPLTPVQVLWVNMVTSVTLAMALAFQPAEPGVMKRPPRRPDAPLLSGFLLWRIPFVAILLWAGTFGHFVYMEEVLGVSDELARTVAINTLVAGQAFYLLNLRLIYQPVLLGGELFRSGAMWIAIGVLVLLQLAFTYAPVMQALFGTVNLSLQDWGRILLFGAAVFIIVELEKTVIRRFFL from the coding sequence ATGGACAGCCCCAGCGACACCCCCCCCGAGAACCCGGCCTGGCACACCCGCACGGCGGACGAAGCCAGGGCCTTCTGGCGCACCGGCCGTGACGGCCTCGCCGATGACGAGGCGGGGCAACGGCTGACCCACTACGGCCCCAATGCCCTGCCCGCCCCGCCCCGGGCCAATGCCCTGGTGCGCTTCCTGCGCCACTTCCACAACATCCTGATCTATATCCTGCTGTTCGCCGCCCTGGGCACGGCCCTGCTGGGACACTGGGTGGATACCGGCGTGATCCTCGCCGTGGTGCTCATCAATACCCTCATCGGTTTCATCCAGGAGGGCAAGGCGGAAAAGGCCCTGGACGCCATCCGCAACATGCTCTCCCCGAAGGCGACGGTGATCCGCAACGGCCACCGGCGGGAGATCGCCGCGGACCAGGTGGTGCCGGGTGACCTGGTGCTGCTGCAAGGCGGGGACCAGGTGCCCGCGGACCTGCGCCTGGTGGAGGCCCGCAACCTGCGCATCGAGGAGGCGGTGCTCACCGGCGAGTCCGTGCCGGTGGAAAAATCCCTCGACCCCGTGACAGAGGACGCGCCCCTGGGCGACCGCAGCTGCATGGCCTTCTCCGGCACCATGGTGGCCTTCGGCCGGGGCGTGGGCCTGGTGGTGGGCACCGGCAAGCACACGGAGATCGGCCGCATCTCCACCCTGCTGGGCGAGGTACACAGCCTGGAGACGCCGCTGGTGCGCCAGGTGGAGCAGTTCGGCCACTGGCTGGCGGTGGTGATCGTGCTCATCTCCGCCGCCACCTTCGCCTTCGGCTACTGGGTGCGCGACTACCCGCTCAACGAGATGTTCCTGGCGGCGGTGAGCCTCGCGGTCTCCACCATCCCCGAGGGCCTGCCCGCCATCATGACCATCGCCCTGGCCATCGGCGTGCAGAAGATGGCCCGGCGCAACGCCATCATCCGCCGCCTGCCGGCGGTGGAGACCCTGGGCTCGGTGACCACCATCTGCTCCGACAAGACCGGCACCCTGACCCGCAACGAAATGACCCTGGAGACCCTGGTCACCGCACGCCACGCCTACCAGGTGAGCGGCGTGGGCTATGCGCCCCATGGCGGTTTCTCCCTGGACGGCCATGAGGTGGACCCGGACGATGACCCGGTGCTCAGCGATGCGCTGCTCGCCGGCATGCTGTGCAACGACGCGGCGCTGCATGAACGCGACGGACAATGGCAGATGGAGGGCGACCCCACCGAGGGCGCCCTGCTCACCGCTGCCCTCAAGGCGGGCCTGGACATGCGCCTGCAGCAGGAGCGCCTGCCACGCACCGACGTGATCCCCTTCGAGTCGGATCACAAGTACATGGCCACCCTGCACCACGACCACGAGGGCCACGGGCGCATCCTGCTCAAGGGCGCGCCCGAGCGGGTCCTGGAGTTGTGCGATCTGCAGCGCACCGCCGAGGGCGATCTGCCCCTGGACCGGGACACTTGGCACCGCCACATGGAGGCCATCGCCGGCAAGGGCCAGCGTCTGCTGGGCGTGGCCGTGCGCGAGGCGCACGCCGGGCAGCAGACCCTCGCCTACCAGGACGTGGAGGCCGGCGGATTCACCCTGCTGGCCCTGTGCGGGATCATCGATCCGCCCCGGGAGGAGGCCATCGCGGCGGTCAAGGAATGCCAGGAGGCGGGCATCCGGGTGAAGATGATCACCGGCGATCACCTGGTGACCGCCCGGGCCATCGGCGAACAACTGGGCATGGGCAACGGCTGCCGGGCCATCGCCGGCCATGAGCTGGAGACCCTGAACGACGCGGCCCTGCAACGGGCCGTGCAGGAGTCGGACGTGTTCGCCCGCACCACCCCGGAACACAAGCTGCGCCTGGTGCAGGCCCTGCAGGCCCAGGGCCACGTCACCGCCATGACCGGCGACGGGGTCAACGACGCCCCGGCGCTCAAGCGCGCCGACGTGGGCGTGGCCATGGGGCGCAAGGGCACCGAGGCGGCCAAGCAGGCCGCCGAGATGGTGCTGGCGGACGACAACTTCGCCTCCATCGCCCACGCCGTGGAGGAAGGCCGCACCGTCTACGACAACATCCGCAAGTCCATCCTGCACATGCTGCCCACCAACGCCGGGCAGTCGCTCACCATCATGATGGCCATCCTCATGGGCCTGGCCCTGCCGCTCACGCCGGTGCAGGTGCTGTGGGTGAACATGGTCACCTCGGTAACGCTCGCCATGGCGCTGGCCTTCCAGCCCGCCGAGCCCGGGGTCATGAAACGCCCGCCGCGCCGGCCCGACGCGCCCCTGCTGTCCGGCTTCCTGTTGTGGCGCATCCCCTTCGTGGCCATCCTGCTGTGGGCCGGCACCTTCGGCCATTTCGTGTACATGGAGGAGGTGCTGGGGGTCTCCGATGAACTGGCCCGCACCGTGGCTATCAACACCCTGGTGGCCGGCCAGGCCTTCTACCTGCTCAACCTGCGCCTGATCTATCAGCCGGTGCTCCTGGGCGGCGAACTGTTCCGCTCCGGCGCCATGTGGATCGCCATCGGCGTGCTGGTGCTGCTGCAGCTGGCCTTCACCTATGCCCCGGTGATGCAGGCCCTGTTCGGCACCGTCAACCTCAGCCTGCAGGACTGGGGACGCATCCTGCTGTTCGGCGCCGCCGTGTTCATCATCGTCGAGCTGGAAAAGACCGTGATCCGGAGATTCTTCCTGTGA
- a CDS encoding pirin family protein gives MIEVRRSEERGAADHGWLQSRHTFSFARYYDPRHMGVSALRVINDDRVSAGQGFPAHSHEDMEIISYVKKGVIAHRDSMGNVEQLPAGEFQLMSAGTGVTHSEYNPSSTESLEFLQIWIQPNVYGIEPGYQQKRFPARQGLQLVISPDGRDDSLQIHQDAFLYHLRLDADGSASHALGRGRTIYVHVVSGVLNVNGERLEAGDGARIGETERVAFVALEDSEALVFDLP, from the coding sequence ATGATTGAGGTCAGACGCAGTGAAGAACGCGGCGCGGCGGACCACGGTTGGCTGCAGAGCCGCCATACCTTCTCCTTCGCCCGCTACTACGACCCGCGGCACATGGGCGTGTCCGCCCTGAGGGTGATCAACGATGACCGGGTGAGTGCTGGGCAGGGTTTTCCTGCCCATTCCCACGAGGACATGGAGATCATCAGCTACGTGAAGAAGGGTGTCATCGCACACAGGGACAGCATGGGCAACGTGGAGCAACTGCCGGCAGGCGAGTTCCAGCTCATGAGTGCCGGCACCGGGGTGACCCACAGCGAGTACAACCCGTCGTCCACCGAGTCGCTGGAGTTCCTGCAGATCTGGATCCAGCCCAATGTCTACGGCATCGAGCCGGGTTATCAGCAGAAGCGATTCCCGGCGCGACAGGGCCTGCAGCTGGTCATTTCCCCCGACGGCCGCGACGATTCACTGCAGATCCACCAGGACGCCTTCCTCTATCACTTGCGCTTGGATGCGGACGGATCGGCCAGTCACGCCCTCGGCAGGGGACGTACGATTTATGTGCACGTGGTCTCGGGGGTGCTGAACGTGAACGGGGAGCGGCTGGAGGCGGGCGATGGCGCGCGCATCGGTGAGACCGAGAGGGTGGCGTTCGTCGCCCTGGAGGACAGCGAGGCACTGGTGTTTGATCTGCCCTAA